In Leifsonia sp. AK011, the genomic stretch GAGGCGGCCCTGGGTGTGCGCCTCCTCGATCGTGGTGCCGACGGGTGGGAACTGACCTCTCTCGGGAGGGATGTCGCGGCCAGGGCCGCACCCCTGGAGCACCTCGTCGAGGACGTACTCGGCGCTGCATCCGGAGGCGATGACGCCGTGCGCGGCACGGTGCGACTCGTGGCGCCGGAGGCGTTCGGCACACTGTTCGTCGTGCCGGCACTGGCGCGCGTGCAGGCTGAACATCCCGGCATCAGCGTCGAGCTCGTGACATCCACCCGGCCATTGAGTCTGCGCGGCTCGGGCTACGACCTCGCGGTCACAGTGGGCTCGGCCACGAGTTCCCGCCTCGCGAGCGAGACGCTCGCGCCATACTCGGTGCGGCTCTACGCCTCACGCGAGTACCTCGCCGCCCACGATCCCATCGCAACCCTCGCCGACCTCGAGCGGCACCCTCTCGTGTTCTACGTCGATGCCCTGCTCACGGTGCGCGAACTCGATCTCGCTCCGGTGCTTGGCGGGATGCACGTGCGCTTCGGTTCGACGAACGCCTTCGCCCAACTCGAGGCCACCCGTCGGGGCGCTGGCATCGGCCTGCTGCACGCCTTCATGGCGGATCGCGATCCCGACCTCGTGCCGGTCTTGCCAGCCGAAGTCGATTTCCGGGTGCAGTTCTCGCTGTCGGTGCGCAAGGACAGCCTCACTGTCGATGCCGTTCGCGTGGTTCGCGAAGCCCTCGTGGCGGAGGTCCAACGTCGGGGGAGTGAACTCGTGCCCGCATCGGGGCGCTGAGCGAGTAAAGTCAAGCTCTCGTCACTCAAGGGGATCCTCATGATCAAGCAGGCCCCGTTGTTCTCCGTGGCCCTCCTTCTCCTCGCAGGCTGCGCGTCGCTTGAGCCGGTGGCATCCTCGCCTGCGCCGACCGCTGCTACTCCCGCGGCTACGCCGAGTCCGACCCCGACCTTCTCCGACCCGGCGACCTGGATCATCGACTACGGCAGGGTCGGTCCGCTTGTCGTCGGAGGTTCGTTGGCCGCGGCCGAGCCCTCGTTCGGTTCCCTCGGCCTGGAGCGACAGGACGCGTGTCCGTCTTTCGTCATCCTGAGCGATCCCGAGGTCACGCTGTGGGTTATGACCGCCCAGGGTGATGACGACGTTATCGACCAGATCGTGCTCGGGAATGGCAGCGTGCCTGACCCGTCGCAAACTCAACTCAGAACCGGCAACGGCATCGCGGTGGGCTCGACGCTCGCGGAGGTCACCGCGGCCTATCCGGACGTCGTGGAGAGCCAGGGCACGTACAGCCGGATATTCTCGGCCACCGACGGCTCCGGCGCCTACCTCAACTTCTCCGTGAGCGACAGTGACATCGTGTCATCGATCGTCGTTCGTTCGACCCCCACTGTTGACAGCGAGTACTGCGGATGGTTCGTCTGCAGGAACGCACATCCACTGTGCACGACTAGCCCTTGATTGCAGATCGGTGTCGGCACAGACTTGCACCATGACTGACATCCTCGAGCATTGGGTCAACGGCGCCGCCTTCTCCGGAGCGTCCGCCCGTACCTCCCCTGTCTACAACCCCGCAGAGGGCACCGTGTCGCGCGAGGTGCGCATGGCGACCGTCGCCGACGTCGACACGGCAGTGCAGGCCGCGAAGGCCGCCTTCCCGGACTGGGCGGATGCCTCGCTCGCCAAGCGCCAGTCAGTGCTCTTCGCCTTCCGCGAGCTGCTCAATGCTCGCAAGGAGGAGGTCGCCGCGATCCTCACCAACGAGCACGGCAAGGTCACCTCGGATGCGCTCGGCGAGGTCGCCCGCGGGCTTGAGGTCGTCGAGTTCGCCACGGCCATCCCGCACCTCATGAAGGGTGAGATCGCGCAGAACGTCTCGACCGGCGTCGACGTGTACTCCGTCAAGCAGCCGCTCGGCGTCGTGGGCATCATCAGCCCCTTCAACTTCCCCGCAATGGTGCCCCTGTGGTTTTTCCCGGTCGCGATTGCGGCGGGCAACACCGTCGTGCTCAAGCCGTCGGAGAAGGACCCGTCAGCCGCGATCTGGATGGCGGAGCTCCTCAAGGAGGCCGGGCTGCCCGACGGCGTCTTCAATGTGGTGCACGGCGACAAGGAGTCCGTGGATGCCCTGCTCGAGCATCCCGAAGTGCAGTCCATCTCGTTCGTGGGTTCGACGCCCATCGCCAAGTACATCTACGAGACGGCCGCCAAGTCCGGTAAGCGTGTTCAGGCCCTCGGTGGCGCGAAAAACCACATGCTCGTGCTGCCGGATGCCGACCTCGATCTGGTCGCGGACTCCGCCGTCAACGCTGGCTTCGGCTCGGCTGGCGAGCGCTGCATGGCGATCTCAGTCGTCGTTGCGGTCGAGCCCGTCGCCGACGAGCTCATCGAGAAGATCACCTCCCGCATGTCCGGCCTCACGGTCGGCGATGGCACGAAGGGCTGCGACATGGGCCCGCTCATCACCAAGGAGCACCGTGACAAGGTCGCGGGCTACATCGATGTCGCCATCGCTGACGGCGCGGAGGTCGTCGTGGACGGCCGTGGTGTGAAGGCGGATGGTGGCTCCGGCGGTTTCTGGCTCGGCCCGACGCTCATCGACAAGGTGCCGACGTCCTCGGATGTCTACACCCACGAGATCTTCGGCCCGGTGCTCTCCGTCGTGCGGGTGAAGACCTATGAGGAAGGCCTGGCCCTCATCAACGGCAGCCAGTACGGCAACGGCACGGCGATCTTCACCAACGACGGGGGA encodes the following:
- a CDS encoding LysR family transcriptional regulator, with translation MASPPRDPRDVSTDDLRYLLAVARTGKLVSAAALLGVDHTTVRRRLDRLEAALGVRLLDRGADGWELTSLGRDVAARAAPLEHLVEDVLGAASGGDDAVRGTVRLVAPEAFGTLFVVPALARVQAEHPGISVELVTSTRPLSLRGSGYDLAVTVGSATSSRLASETLAPYSVRLYASREYLAAHDPIATLADLERHPLVFYVDALLTVRELDLAPVLGGMHVRFGSTNAFAQLEATRRGAGIGLLHAFMADRDPDLVPVLPAEVDFRVQFSLSVRKDSLTVDAVRVVREALVAEVQRRGSELVPASGR
- a CDS encoding CoA-acylating methylmalonate-semialdehyde dehydrogenase translates to MTDILEHWVNGAAFSGASARTSPVYNPAEGTVSREVRMATVADVDTAVQAAKAAFPDWADASLAKRQSVLFAFRELLNARKEEVAAILTNEHGKVTSDALGEVARGLEVVEFATAIPHLMKGEIAQNVSTGVDVYSVKQPLGVVGIISPFNFPAMVPLWFFPVAIAAGNTVVLKPSEKDPSAAIWMAELLKEAGLPDGVFNVVHGDKESVDALLEHPEVQSISFVGSTPIAKYIYETAAKSGKRVQALGGAKNHMLVLPDADLDLVADSAVNAGFGSAGERCMAISVVVAVEPVADELIEKITSRMSGLTVGDGTKGCDMGPLITKEHRDKVAGYIDVAIADGAEVVVDGRGVKADGGSGGFWLGPTLIDKVPTSSDVYTHEIFGPVLSVVRVKTYEEGLALINGSQYGNGTAIFTNDGGAARRFQREVTVGMVGINVPIPVPVGYFSFGGWKDSLFGDAKAYGPHSVNFFTREKAVTSRWLDPSHGGINLGFPQNG